One genomic segment of Mobula hypostoma chromosome 2, sMobHyp1.1, whole genome shotgun sequence includes these proteins:
- the LOC134342984 gene encoding small ribosomal subunit protein eS27, translated as MPLAKDLLHPSPEEEKRKHKKKRLVQSPNSYFMDVKCPGCYKITTVFSHAQTVVLCVGCSTVLCQPTGGKARLTEGCSFRRKQH; from the exons ATGCCT ttGGCAAAAGATTTGTTGCACCCGTCTcctgaggaggagaagaggaagCACAAGAAGAAGCGCTTGGTGCAGAGCCCAAATTCCTATTTCATGGATGTCAAGTGCCCTG GCTGCTACAAGATCACCACAGTTTTCAGCCATGCCCAGACTGTAGTGTTGTGTGTTGGATGTTCTACTGTTCTCTGTCAGCCCACAGGAGGAAAAGCAAGGCTAACAGAAG GCTGTTCTTTCCGGAGAAAGCAACACTGA